A single region of the Streptomyces vilmorinianum genome encodes:
- the dxr gene encoding 1-deoxy-D-xylulose-5-phosphate reductoisomerase: MSDRPSPLADPHIAFDPAEGRRDIVVLGSTGSIGTQAIDLVLRNPDRFRVTALAASGGRVGLLAEQAHRLKVATVAVAREDVVPELREALTGLYGSEADLPEILAGPDAATEVAASPCHTVLNGITGSIGLAPTLAALEAGRTLALANKESLIVGGPLVKERAKPGQIIPVDSEHAALFQALAAGTRADVRKLVVTASGGPFRGRTREELAHVTREDALAHPTWAMGPVITVNSATLVNKGLEVIEAHLLYDIPFDRIEVVVHPQSYVHSMVEFTDGSTLAQATPPDMRGPIAIGIGWPERVPDAAPAFDWTKASTWEFFPLDTEAFPSVGLARHVGELGGTAPAVFNAANEECVEAFLAGRLPFNGIIDTVTAVVTERFGSSVNEESTAEGGAKRSGMPAKGTSLTVSDVLEAETWARARARELAAKAIAEARA; encoded by the coding sequence ATGAGCGACCGCCCCTCTCCTCTCGCCGACCCGCACATCGCCTTCGATCCTGCCGAAGGCCGCCGGGACATCGTCGTCCTCGGCTCCACCGGGTCCATCGGCACCCAGGCCATCGACCTGGTCCTGCGCAACCCCGACCGCTTCCGGGTCACGGCCCTCGCCGCCTCCGGCGGCCGGGTCGGGCTGCTCGCCGAGCAGGCGCACCGGCTGAAGGTCGCCACGGTCGCCGTCGCCCGCGAGGACGTCGTGCCCGAGCTGCGCGAGGCGCTGACGGGGCTCTACGGCTCCGAGGCCGACCTGCCCGAGATCCTGGCCGGCCCGGACGCCGCCACCGAGGTGGCCGCCTCCCCCTGCCACACGGTCCTCAACGGCATCACCGGCTCCATCGGCCTGGCGCCCACCCTCGCCGCCCTCGAAGCCGGCCGCACCCTCGCCCTCGCCAACAAGGAGTCGCTGATCGTCGGCGGCCCGCTGGTCAAGGAGCGCGCCAAGCCCGGCCAGATCATCCCGGTCGACTCCGAGCACGCCGCCCTCTTCCAGGCCCTGGCGGCCGGGACGAGGGCCGACGTCCGCAAGCTGGTCGTCACCGCCTCCGGCGGCCCCTTCCGCGGCCGTACGCGCGAAGAGCTCGCGCACGTCACCCGCGAGGACGCCCTCGCCCACCCCACCTGGGCCATGGGCCCGGTCATCACGGTCAACAGCGCCACGCTGGTCAACAAGGGGCTGGAGGTCATCGAGGCGCACCTCCTCTACGACATCCCCTTCGACCGCATCGAGGTCGTCGTCCACCCCCAGTCGTACGTCCACTCGATGGTCGAGTTCACGGACGGCTCCACCCTCGCCCAGGCCACCCCGCCGGACATGCGCGGCCCGATCGCCATCGGCATCGGCTGGCCCGAGCGCGTCCCGGACGCCGCCCCCGCCTTCGACTGGACCAAGGCCTCCACCTGGGAGTTCTTCCCCCTCGACACCGAGGCGTTCCCGTCCGTCGGCCTCGCCCGGCACGTCGGCGAGCTCGGCGGCACCGCACCCGCCGTCTTCAACGCGGCGAACGAGGAGTGCGTCGAGGCGTTTCTCGCCGGAAGGCTGCCGTTCAACGGAATCATCGATACGGTCACCGCAGTCGTCACCGAGCGCTTCGGCTCGTCCGTGAACGAAGAAAGCACGGCCGAAGGCGGAGCGAAGCGGAGCGGCATGCCCGCCAAGGGAACCTCGCTCACCGTGTCGGACGTCCTCGAAGCGGAGACCTGGGCCCGTGCCCGGGCCCGGGAACTGGCAGCGAAGGCAATCGCGGAGGCGCGCGCATGA